Sequence from the Deltaproteobacteria bacterium genome:
CGGCGCGTCCGAGATCCAGAAGAACATCATCGCCCGGCGCAAGCTCGGCCTGCCCCGGAACTTCTGAGGCCGGCACGAAGTCGATGACCCCCCAGCCCCCCGCGCTCGACGGCACGACGGTGCTCGACCTCTCGACGGTCGGGCCGGCCGCGCGCTGCGCGCGGATCCTCGCCGACTACGGAGCGCGCGTCGTCAAGATCGGGACGCCGCCGCGGCGCGCCGGCGTGCAGATCGAGCCCGCCTGGTGGGCCTACGGGGCCGGGCGCGGGATGCTGCGCGCCCGCATCGACCTGAAGGCGCCCGCGGGCCGCGCGGCCTTCCTCGCGCTGGCCGAGCGCGCCGACGTGGTGCTCGAGAGCTTCCGGCCCGGCGTCGTGGACCGGCTCGGAATCGGCTACCGCGCGCTCGCCGAGCGCAACCCGCGGCTCGTCCTCTGCTCGACCAGCGGCTACGGCCAGACCGGCCCCTACGCGGGCTGGGCCGGCCACGATCTCGACTACCTGGCGGTTGCCGGCTACCTCGACTGCTCGGGCCGGCGCGCCGACGGCGGCCCCGCGCTGCCGGGCGCCACGATCGCGGACTCCGCGGCCGGCGGCATGCACGCGGCGCTCGCGATCCTGGCGGCCCTCCTGCGCCGCACCCGCACGGGCCGCGGCGAACACCTCGACGTGTCGGTCGCCGACGGCGTGCTC
This genomic interval carries:
- a CDS encoding CaiB/BaiF CoA-transferase family protein, whose protein sequence is MTPQPPALDGTTVLDLSTVGPAARCARILADYGARVVKIGTPPRRAGVQIEPAWWAYGAGRGMLRARIDLKAPAGRAAFLALAERADVVLESFRPGVVDRLGIGYRALAERNPRLVLCSTSGYGQTGPYAGWAGHDLDYLAVAGYLDCSGRRADGGPALPGATIADSAAGGMHAALAILAALLRRTRTGRGEHLDVSVADGVLSLMALHADQHLATGAEPGPGSDLLTGRYACYDVYRCRDGRWLAVGAIEPRFFANLAKALGLERWIPHQMDDARQDALRADLAAAFATRDRDAWVAELGPGDACVAPVSSVAEAARDPHFAARGVWATAEHPAHGSVRQVGPVLAGQTPLAGPTRARDASDTDTDRLLREAGLAPEAIETLRRDGVVA